One region of Salvelinus namaycush isolate Seneca chromosome 3, SaNama_1.0, whole genome shotgun sequence genomic DNA includes:
- the LOC120045155 gene encoding RNA-binding motif protein, X-linked 2-like, translating into MNPLTKVKLINELNEREASLGVKETVSWHSEYKDSAWIFIGGFPYELTEGDIVCVFSQYGEIANINLVRDKKTGKSKGFCFICYEDQRSTILAVDNLNGIKIKGRTIRVDHVLNYRPPKDNEDMDDITKRLREEGCAPKLPDHSSSESEEEEQYAVPVKKPKKDKKEKKKNKKEKKEKKALKEEREQRERLAQTPPGPAPTVRMKQEKEDLGYDKYSQRGAAEERLRSRGERPGPGAEPRNPRDTHRQEDGGFRNRHGDQQNRERDRSREDEKRRHEMGERRDGGLQLESKRTGREEGERTRERGRERDNDRNRESEKDRDSDRNRDREREKDRDSDRNRDREREKDRDSDRNRDSDRNRERDQSSKHREEHSRERDYRRK; encoded by the exons ATGAA TCCCCTGACCAAAGTGAAGCTGATCAATGAGCTGAATGAGAGAGAGGCCTCACTGGGGGTCAAGGAGACTGTGTCATGGCACTCGGAGTACAAGGACAGCGCCTGGATCTTCATCG GTGGATTTCCTTATGAGCTGACAGAAGGTGACATCGTCTGTGTCTTCTCTCA GTATGGCGAGATagccaacatcaacctggtgcGTGATAAGAAGACTGGTAAATCCAAAGGCTTCTGCTTCATCTGCTACGAGGACCAGAGGAGCACAATCCTGGCTGTGGATAACTTAAACGGGATCAAG ATAAAGGGGCGGACCATCCGAGTGGACCACGTGCTGAACTACCGCCCTCCCAAAGACAATGAGGACATGGACGATATCACCAAGCGCCTGAGGGAGGAGGGCTGTGCCCCTAAACTACCCGACCATTCATCCTCTGAGTCCGAAGAAGAGGAACAGTATGCTGTACCAGTGAAGAAGCCCAAGAAAG acaagaaagagaagaagaaaaataaaaaggAGAAAAAGGAGAAGAAGGCTctaaaggaggagagggagcagagggagaggctgGCCCAGACTCCCCCTGGGCCTGCCCCGACAGTGAGGATGAAACAGGAGAAAGAGGACCTGGGTTATGACAAGTACAGCCAGCGGGGGGCGGCAGAGGAGCGGCTGAGGTCCAGGGGAGAGAGACCAGGGCCTGGGGCAGAACCACGGAACCcccgagacacacacaggcaggagGACGGAGGGTTCCGAAATCGCCATGGAGAccaacagaacagagagagggataggtccagggaggatgagaagaggagacatgagatgggggagaggagagatggaggactgCAGTTGGAGAGCAAGAGGacaggcagggaggagggagaaagaactagggagagaggaagagagagggacaatGATAGAAAtagggagagcgagaaagacaggGACAGTGATAGAAATAGGGacagggagcgagagaaagacagggacagTGATAGAAATAGGGacagggagcgagagaaagaccGGGACAGTGATAGAAATAGGGACAGTGataggaatagagagagagaccagtccAGTAAGCACAGAGAAGAACACAGTCGGGAGAGAGACTACAGGAGAAAGTAA